The genomic segment GAAGAGCGATTGTTGATCCTGGACACGCCGGCCTGCAGGTTGACGCGCGGACGCAGTAATGCGTTGCCCTGCACCGCCTTCTCGCGGCCGGCGGTGAGCGCCTCGTCGGCGGCGAGTGTTGCCGGATCGTTGTGCAATGCCTGCGAATAGGCTTCAACCAGGTCCATCGCACCCGCCTGTCCGGCCCCAGCCGTCAGAAAAAGGGCGAACGCCGCCTGTGCCGCCCATCGGGCGGAGTTTTTAATGGTCATCATTGCGAAAACTCTTTTGTCTTGAATGCCCGTCAGTCCGCGCTCGCGCGTTGGGCGCGGTAGCAGGTCGCGTACAGTGCAGGCAGGAACACCAGTGTCAGCAGAGTTGCCACGGCGAGGCCGCCCATAATGGCCCAGGCCATCGGGCCCCAGAACACCGAGTGGGTCAACGGCACCATGCCGAGAATGGCGGCCAGCGCGGTCAGTACGATTGGCCGCAGCCGGCGTACGGCGGATTCAACGATGGCCGTCCACAGCGGCACGCCCGCCGCCACGTCCTGGTCAATCTGCACCACGAGAATCACCGAGTTGCGGATAATCATGCCGGCCAGCGCAATCACCCCGAGCATGGCCACGAAACCGAAGGGAATGCGGAAGGCCACCATGATCGCGCTCACGCCGATCAGGCCCAGCGGCGCCGTCAGCAGCACCAGCCCCATCTTCTTCATGTCCTGCAGCTGGATCATCAGCAGCAAGAGCACGATGATGACGGTCACCGGCATGACGGCGAACACGGACTTCTGCGCTTTCGCACTCGATTCGGTCGCGCCACCGACGTCGATGCCATAACCCAGCGGCAGTCCCTTGGTCAGTGCCTCGATCTTTGGCATCAGCGCCCGCGTAATGTCCGGCGCCTGGGCACCCGAGACGTCGGCACGTACGGTCAGCGTCGGGATGCGGTTGCGCCGCCACAGCTCGCTGTCCTCGCTCTGCAGCGACAGCCTTGCGACCTGCGAAACCGGCACGAACTTTCCGTCGCGAAGGTAGATCTTTGCATCCTTGAGGTTATTCAGGTCGGTGCGTTCAGCCTCAACAAGGCGAGCGACCACGTCGAGCCCTTGGTCCCCTTCGCGGTATTGGGTGACCGGCGTGCCGGACAGCGACGCCTGCAGTGCCTCCTTGATCTGGCCGGAGCTGACCCCGAGCACACGTGCCTTGTCCTGGTCGACATCGACCTGCATGCGCTTGACCCGCTCGCCCCAGTCGACATTGACCCGGCGCAGGTTCGGGTTATCCCGCATGATGGCCGCCACGCGTTCACCGATTTCCCGAACCTTGGCGTTGTCGCTGCCGTAGACGCGGAACTGGACGGGATAACCCACGGGCGGACCATTCTCCAGCCGCAGAACGCGGCCACGCACGTTCGCGAAGCGCTCGTCAAAGAGCTTGTCGATCTTCGCCATGACACGTTCGCGTGCCTCGCCACCCTTGGTCATGATCATCAGCTCGCCCAGGTTCAGATTGGGCGTCTGTACGTCCAGCGGCAGGTAGAACCGGGGCGCGCCATTGCCAACGAAACTCGTGACGGCTTCGATATCGGCGTCGCGCTTGAGCAGGCGTTCGAGATCACGGACTTCGCGCTCGCTGGCGTCGAACGTCGAGGCCTTGGGCATCCACAGATCGACGATCAGCTCGGGGCGGTCCGATGCCGGGAAGAACTGCTGCGGCACGAACTTGAACAGCGCCAGCGAGCCGGCAAATGCCGCGAACGTAATGGCGATCACCCAGCGACGGTGGCCCAGGCAGAAGTCGATGAAGTGGCGAAACTTGACGTAGAAGCCGCGCTGATACACCGCATCTTCGTCGTGCGAGGCATGCGCTTCCTGCTTGAGCAGCTTGAAGCCGATATATGGCGTGAACAGAACCGCGACCACCCACGACAGCAACAGGGAAATGCCTACGACCTGAAACAGCGAAAACACGTACTCACCGGTTCCTGACTTGGCGAAGCCCACCGGCAGGAAGCCTGCTGCAGTGATAAGCGTGCCCGTCAACATCGGGAACGCGGTCGCCGTATAGGCGTAGGTGGCGGCGCGGAACTTGTCCCAGCCCTGTTCAAGCTTCAAGGCCATCATCTCGACGGCGATGATCGCGTCGTCCACCAACAGACCCAGTGCAATGATCAGGGCGCCCAGCGAAATCCGCTGCAGGTCTATGCCGAGCACATACATCGCAAGAAAGGTCATGGCCAGGACCAGCGGGATGCTCATGGCCACCACCAGCCCACTGCGCACGCCCAGTGAGAAGAAGCTGACGGCCAGCACGATCACCACGGCCTCGGCCAGGCTCTTCTTGAACTCGAAGACCGAGTGCTCGACCACACGCGGCTGGTCGCTGACGGCATGAATCTCCACGCCGACTGGCAGTTCGGCACGGATACGCCGCACGGTTTCGTCAAGTTGCTGGCCCAGGTGGATCACATCGCCCCCCTTGCGCATGCTCACCGCCAGGCCCATCGTCTCGGTGCCGTTGAAACGCATGCGTTGTGCTGCCGGCTCGATAAAGCCTCGGTGGACATCGGCAATGTCGCCAAGCCGGAACGTCCTGTCACCGGCATGAATGCCGATCGCGCGGATAGTTTCGACCGAATCAAACTCACCACCCACTGTCAGGCGCACCTGCTCGCTCGTGGTCTGTACCGTGCCGGCAGCGGTCACTGCGTTGGTCTGGGCCAGCGTCGAGGCGATGAGGGCGGGATCCAGGCCGAGCGATGCCAGTTTGGCGGTGGACATCTCCACGTAGATCTTCTCTTCCTGCTTGCCGATCAGGTCCACCTTGTTGACATCGGACACGCGCAGAAACTCATTGCGCGCGGCGTCGGCAAAGCGGCGCAGGTCCTCATAGGTGAAGCCGTCGCCGGTCAACGCATACATGTTGCCGAAGGTATCGCCAAACTCGTCGTTGAAGAACGGGCCTTGCGTGCCTTGCGGCAGGGTCTGGCGGATATCGCCCAGCTTCTTGCGTACCTGGTACCAGACGTCGGGAACCGCTTTGGGCGGGACGTCCTCGCGCAGGTTGACCTTGACCTGAGTCTCGCCCGGCTTCACATAGCTGGACGTGTAGTCGATCTCGGCGACTTCCTGTAGCTTGCGCTCGATCTTGTCGGTGACCTGATCGGACATCTGCTGCGCCGAACTGCCGGGCCAGTAGGCCTGCACCACCATGGTCTTGATGGTGAACTCGGGGTCTTCCTTCTGGCCCAGGCTGGTGTAAGCCAGGATGCCGGTCACGGCCAGGAGCAACAGCAGGAAGGCGATCATCTGCTGATGTTTGAGCGCCCATTCAGAGAGGTTGATACCTTTCATTTGTCGCTCCCTGCCTGGGCCGCAGCTTCCACGACTTTGACGCGTTGGCCAGCCTTGAGCATATGCACGCCGGCCGTCACCACGGTTTCGCCGCCGAAAAGGCCAGCCGTGACCAGCACGCTGTCCTTCTGCGCGCTGCCAAGCTGGACATCGCGCGCCTGGACACGCCCGCTTTTGGGAGGAATGATCCATACCTGGCGACTGCCGTCGCGATCCACGATCGCGGTCAACGGCAGCCGGATCGCGCGGTTTCCGTCTACGTCTGGCGCGAACACCGACGCCGTCATGCCGAGTCGAAGCAGCGTCTCATCTGGATGCTGAATCGAAATGCGGGCTGAATAGGTGCGTGTCACGCTATCGGTGTCCGGGGCCAGCTCACGCAGCGTGCCGGTCCACGCCTTGTCCGGATGGGCCCAGACCGAAATCTGCAAGGACTTGGCCTTGCGCAGTTCTTCAACGCGGGACTCAGGAATGCTGATCGCCACCTCGCGCTCACCGTCCGCGGCCACTGTCACGACGGACTGCCCTGGCGAGACGACCTGGCCGGCCTCGGCGCTAATCGCGCTGACCACCCCGTCGCGGTCTGCCACCAGCGTGGTGAACCCCTCCTGGTTTGCATTCAACCTCTGATGCGCAAGCGCTGAACGCAATTGCGCTTCGGACTGGTCAAGCACAAGTCGCTGCTGGTCCAGCTCTGCCTGCGAAGCAAAATTGCGCGCCAGCAGTTGTTCGATTCGCTTTACGTCCACACGCGCCTGCGCGACCCGGCTGCGCGCCGCATCGACATCAGCGGCCGCGGCTGTCACTTGCAGGGCCTCCTGCGTCGGATCAAGCCGTAGTAATACCTGTCCGCGCTTGACATGGGCGCCCACGTCGACGAGCCGCGCGACGATCTTCCCGCCCGTGCGGAAGCCAAGTCGGCTCTCGTACCGGGCGCGGATTTCACCTGAATAGCTGGCGCCGACAGTGCCTGGCGTCTGACCAGCAATGATGGTGCGCACCGGACGCACTTCCTCATGCTGAGGCGGCTCGGCCTGAGAACACGCGGCGACTGCGCAGGCCGCGATCAGTGTAAGGGCTAGGGTTCTAGGGTTCAGGGTCAATTTATGCCTTCCTTTCAGATCCGCTGCAGGGGCGGCCGTTGTGGGGTCCTGGCCACCGTGCGCCAATCCGCCAAAAGTGCGTCGAGCCGCATGCAGTCCGGATTACCTGATGAGGTAGTGCTCCGGGACGGGGGCGTCGGTATCGACGGAACGAACTATATATCATCCTTTACGTTTTGTCAGGATGACGATTAGTGTATTATTAGAAAAGTGGGCGGCAGGCCGTGTGCGAAGACTGCAATGAGCCTTGACGGGTTTTACCTTCGTCTCACCGTCGCTACGGCCGCCAAGGTCGGCGTGTGATGTCAGCCTTGCGTATCACGCGACGCAACGAGAAGACGACGCGGAGTTGAAACTTTCATAATGACGATAACTACATCATGACAAAGACGGCTATCTCATCGAAGACCGAGGCGGAGCGACAGGAAGTTCCGCCGAACGAGCATTCAGGTGTCGAAAGTCCGCTGCCGCACATGGACCACCGCCAGCGCGTCGGCGCTGAACGTCGCGAGCGAATGCGTTGGCGGCTTCTGAACAGTGCACTGAAGCTGGTAGCGAGCAAGGGC from the Cupriavidus sp. WKF15 genome contains:
- a CDS encoding efflux RND transporter permease subunit; its protein translation is MKGINLSEWALKHQQMIAFLLLLLAVTGILAYTSLGQKEDPEFTIKTMVVQAYWPGSSAQQMSDQVTDKIERKLQEVAEIDYTSSYVKPGETQVKVNLREDVPPKAVPDVWYQVRKKLGDIRQTLPQGTQGPFFNDEFGDTFGNMYALTGDGFTYEDLRRFADAARNEFLRVSDVNKVDLIGKQEEKIYVEMSTAKLASLGLDPALIASTLAQTNAVTAAGTVQTTSEQVRLTVGGEFDSVETIRAIGIHAGDRTFRLGDIADVHRGFIEPAAQRMRFNGTETMGLAVSMRKGGDVIHLGQQLDETVRRIRAELPVGVEIHAVSDQPRVVEHSVFEFKKSLAEAVVIVLAVSFFSLGVRSGLVVAMSIPLVLAMTFLAMYVLGIDLQRISLGALIIALGLLVDDAIIAVEMMALKLEQGWDKFRAATYAYTATAFPMLTGTLITAAGFLPVGFAKSGTGEYVFSLFQVVGISLLLSWVVAVLFTPYIGFKLLKQEAHASHDEDAVYQRGFYVKFRHFIDFCLGHRRWVIAITFAAFAGSLALFKFVPQQFFPASDRPELIVDLWMPKASTFDASEREVRDLERLLKRDADIEAVTSFVGNGAPRFYLPLDVQTPNLNLGELMIMTKGGEARERVMAKIDKLFDERFANVRGRVLRLENGPPVGYPVQFRVYGSDNAKVREIGERVAAIMRDNPNLRRVNVDWGERVKRMQVDVDQDKARVLGVSSGQIKEALQASLSGTPVTQYREGDQGLDVVARLVEAERTDLNNLKDAKIYLRDGKFVPVSQVARLSLQSEDSELWRRNRIPTLTVRADVSGAQAPDITRALMPKIEALTKGLPLGYGIDVGGATESSAKAQKSVFAVMPVTVIIVLLLLMIQLQDMKKMGLVLLTAPLGLIGVSAIMVAFRIPFGFVAMLGVIALAGMIIRNSVILVVQIDQDVAAGVPLWTAIVESAVRRLRPIVLTALAAILGMVPLTHSVFWGPMAWAIMGGLAVATLLTLVFLPALYATCYRAQRASAD
- a CDS encoding efflux RND transporter periplasmic adaptor subunit; its protein translation is MRTIIAGQTPGTVGASYSGEIRARYESRLGFRTGGKIVARLVDVGAHVKRGQVLLRLDPTQEALQVTAAAADVDAARSRVAQARVDVKRIEQLLARNFASQAELDQQRLVLDQSEAQLRSALAHQRLNANQEGFTTLVADRDGVVSAISAEAGQVVSPGQSVVTVAADGEREVAISIPESRVEELRKAKSLQISVWAHPDKAWTGTLRELAPDTDSVTRTYSARISIQHPDETLLRLGMTASVFAPDVDGNRAIRLPLTAIVDRDGSRQVWIIPPKSGRVQARDVQLGSAQKDSVLVTAGLFGGETVVTAGVHMLKAGQRVKVVEAAAQAGSDK